The following DNA comes from Paraburkholderia sp. PGU19.
AGCCCGGAATACCTGGCGCTGCACGGCACGCCGCAAACACCGGAAGATCTTCGGGAGCATAGCTGCCTCTTGTACAAGGGGCAGCAAGGCGCGCAGCGGTGGTATTTCAGGCGGTCATTCAAAGAGAACTTTGAATCAATCGATGTGAGCGGCCCATTGCGAAGTAACAACGCTGAGGTACTTGTTGCGGCCGCCATGGCAGGGCGCGGGATCGTGCTGCTTCCGAGCTGGATGTTCAATCAGGCAAGCTTCAAGGAGGGAAGGCTTTCGAGCCTGCTGACAGACTGGGACAAGTCCGCTTCGCCCGATGACCGGCAGATCCAGCTTCTCTCGCCCGAGAACAGATTGCGGTCACAAAAGGTACGCGAAGTATCGGCCTTTCTTGTCGATGCAATTGGATCGCCACCATACTGGGACTGTTGTGACGAACACGGCAATACCATCACATTCACTCCCGACGCGGGCGAACGATAGTCGAAGCGACGCGTGAGTCTGACCCAGACGGCATGGTTCCTCGCTGAAGAAAGTGAGGCGCTTGAGGGAGGCGGCGAGCCTCTAGTATCAGAAATTGATAACATCAATATTTTGGTATTGAACTATCTGATTCCGCAGACACAGCATTGTCAGAAATCGCGTATCGGCAACGGAAAAATCTGAGTCGCGCCTACCGTGCGATTTTCGTAGATGATACGACACCTCATCTGTGAATCCACACGCTAGCGTAAACCTATATTCGTGAAGGTGAGTATTCGCGACGGTTGCCATACCTAACCGGACGCAATCTGCGAGTCAAGCCACGCGATCTGCACGTCGAGGGCGTGGATGTGACGCGAGCCTGCGAGGAGCGCAGTGCGTGCGATACCGTCCAGTTCTGTGGTCCCGTCCTCAAGTGCCTCGACGAAGTGGTCACGGAACGCGTCGATGCCTTGTGGGAGCAACACGCTCGAGACGAGGGCGAGACGCCGGATTCTGTTTCGAGCACGACGACGCGCACGCCGGCCCTGCCGAGTTTAAGCGCGGTCAGGAGTTGCATCATCTGCGATTCCCGGCTATCGGAGCTCAACGGCCAGCCATGACAGAACACGACGGGACGGCCAGCGCCCCAGTCCTTGGAGTACAACTGCGTGCCATCCTTTGTGGATATGTAGTTCGCGGGATATCGGCCCTGAGGCTTCGACACACCCGACGAAACGGCAGACTGTGCCGCCCGAATCGTGCCTGGAAGCGGGAATGCTGCGAGCCCGCCCGCGGCAGTGGCACTGCCGATCAATATGTTTCGACGCGCGGGATTCTGCTTTTTATTACTGTTTTTTCGACAAAGTCATTTTCCTTCGTTCAATGCTTTGCTTTAAACGTGATTCACCCAATAAATCGAATGGGTCGTCAGTCTTTTCGCGCCCGTTAAGGTGTCGGCGAGAATCATGTCGAGTGAGTTCCTCGGCGTCGCACCACCACGCAGGAGCGGCCGGAATGCGGTGTCGCCGCGCTGCACCGGCACGCCGGTAAGGCCGCAAATTCCGGCGGTGCGGGCTAAGCCGGCCGCCACGTCTGATCCTCGTACCGGCCGAGCGTCGAATCACTCCGCGAAACCAGGATCGTGCAGGTTGGCTGCCACTCGATGCGTCGGATGGACGAGGCATTGGCCATCGAGTGCGTTATCGGGCTGCAGCGTTCGCGCGTCCCATGAACTGCGGGGTTTCGGTTCGGAAGCGGTGCAAATCGAATATGACCGTGCAACCCGCTGACGATCTGGAGCCATGGATCGATTCTGTTCATTTCCAATCTCTCTCTACGATACGGCGGGATCAGTTCCGCTATTAGGCGCTCGGCCTCGGCTTGATTGCGAATCTTCGTGAATCCCTTCAGCAGGCCGCGCCGCCTTGGTGAGCGGTTACGCGATCGCGTCAGCGCATGCATAGCGAAGCCTGCTTCGCGGGCACGCGTTGCCAGAAGGGTGTCGTCGGGATCTTCACGCACGCCGATCAGAAGGTGCGTGCCGCCGTTCAGCAGGCGAACGATAAGGCCATTCGCCGCGTAGGGCGCAAGCGCCTGCGCCAACATTGCGCGCCGGCGCGGTAGAGCTTCCGCATCCGCTTGATGTGGCGGGAGAA
Coding sequences within:
- a CDS encoding DUF3331 domain-containing protein; the protein is MAAGLARTAGICGLTGVPVQRGDTAFRPLLRGGATPRNSLDMILADTLTGAKRLTTHSIYWVNHV